A part of Solicola gregarius genomic DNA contains:
- a CDS encoding TetR/AcrR family transcriptional regulator, giving the protein MTPRKVLRAAARATPRRQEYSSSTRKALLENATRLFTERGYAGTSLDEIVRAARVTKGALYHHYGGKLDLFEDVFERAQKDASKYIARAIRKEKDPWARAQAGLLSFLEVCQEPAYRRLVMQEAPVALGPERVQEAEHGSTYGLVQKIVADLLKDADVDDDLRETFAHVFFGAMRTAGAFVADAEDAERASANVQVVILSVLTGLRQIGAASDPFAAARGDAAVDDPDDA; this is encoded by the coding sequence ATGACTCCCCGCAAGGTGCTGCGCGCCGCTGCCCGCGCCACCCCGCGGCGGCAGGAGTACTCCTCCTCGACCCGCAAGGCGTTGCTGGAGAACGCCACCCGGCTCTTCACCGAGCGCGGGTACGCGGGGACGTCGCTGGACGAGATCGTGCGGGCCGCTCGGGTGACCAAGGGAGCGCTGTACCACCACTACGGCGGCAAGCTCGACCTGTTCGAGGACGTCTTCGAACGTGCCCAGAAGGACGCCTCGAAGTACATCGCCCGAGCCATTCGCAAGGAGAAGGACCCGTGGGCACGCGCGCAGGCGGGCCTGCTCTCGTTCCTCGAGGTCTGCCAGGAGCCGGCGTACCGGCGGCTCGTGATGCAGGAGGCGCCCGTCGCACTCGGCCCCGAACGCGTCCAGGAGGCCGAGCACGGCTCGACGTACGGCCTGGTCCAGAAGATCGTCGCCGATCTGCTCAAGGACGCCGACGTCGACGACGACCTCCGCGAGACGTTCGCGCACGTGTTCTTCGGCGCGATGCGTACCGCGGGCGCCTTCGTCGCCGACGCCGAGGACGCCGAGCGGGCCAGCGCGAACGTCCAGGTGGTGATCCTGTCGGTGCTCACGGGCCTGCGCCAGATCGGGGCGGCGAGCGACCCGTTCGCGGCCGCCCGCGGCGATGCCGCCGTCGACGACCCTGACGACGCCTGA
- a CDS encoding NAD-dependent malic enzyme, producing MTAPPSISYSITIRLEVPAGGSAVGQLTGVVEQAGGMITALDVTGSGTDRLRIDVTCAASDTDHAQEIVRAIERVPDVEVHKVSDRTFLMHLGGTIQMEGKHPIRNRDDLSMVYTPGVARVCEAIAAKPEDARRLTVKRNSVAVVTDGSAVLGLGNIGPAAALPVMEGKAALFKRFGGIDAWPLCLDTQDTDEIVRTVAAISPGFAGINLEDISAPRCFEIERRLREQLDIPVFHDDQHGTAIVVLASLRNALRVVGKKLDSVRAVMSGAGAAGSAILRLLLDAGLRDVTVVDVDGVIHRGRAGMDSSLQWIAEHTNPDGRTGTLQDVLAGADVFIGVSAPNLLDADDVASMSDDAIVFALANPTPEVDPAIARQHAKVVATGRSDYPNQINNVLAFPGVFRGLLDAHCTAVYPSVLLAAADAIASSVHDDELNANYVIPSVFHAEVHQRVALAVREACERTEGTVGQDDAESPGPAS from the coding sequence GTGACAGCGCCACCGAGCATCTCGTACTCGATCACCATCCGCCTCGAAGTGCCCGCCGGGGGATCGGCGGTCGGTCAGCTGACCGGCGTCGTCGAGCAAGCCGGCGGAATGATCACCGCACTCGACGTCACTGGCTCGGGCACCGACCGGCTCCGCATCGACGTCACCTGTGCCGCCTCCGACACCGACCACGCGCAGGAGATCGTGCGCGCGATCGAGCGCGTGCCCGATGTCGAGGTACACAAGGTCTCCGACCGTACGTTCCTCATGCACCTCGGCGGCACGATCCAGATGGAGGGCAAGCACCCCATACGCAACCGCGACGACCTGTCGATGGTCTACACGCCGGGAGTCGCCCGCGTCTGCGAGGCCATCGCCGCCAAGCCCGAGGACGCGCGTCGGCTGACGGTCAAGCGCAACTCGGTCGCCGTCGTGACCGATGGCTCGGCAGTGCTCGGCCTCGGCAACATCGGACCCGCCGCCGCCCTTCCGGTGATGGAGGGCAAAGCGGCGCTGTTCAAGCGGTTCGGCGGCATCGACGCCTGGCCGCTGTGTCTCGATACCCAAGACACCGACGAGATCGTACGAACGGTGGCGGCGATCTCACCCGGCTTCGCCGGCATCAACCTCGAAGACATCTCCGCCCCGCGCTGCTTCGAGATCGAGCGGCGGCTGCGCGAGCAGCTCGACATCCCGGTGTTCCACGACGACCAGCACGGCACGGCGATCGTCGTACTCGCGTCGCTGCGCAATGCGTTACGCGTCGTCGGCAAGAAGCTGGATTCCGTCCGGGCCGTGATGTCCGGCGCCGGTGCCGCCGGAAGCGCGATCCTACGGCTGCTGCTCGACGCGGGTCTTCGCGACGTCACGGTCGTCGACGTCGACGGCGTGATCCACCGCGGTCGCGCCGGTATGGACTCGTCCCTGCAGTGGATCGCGGAGCACACCAACCCCGACGGGCGTACGGGAACGCTGCAGGACGTCCTCGCCGGAGCCGACGTGTTCATCGGCGTGAGCGCGCCGAACCTCCTCGACGCCGACGACGTCGCGTCGATGTCCGACGACGCGATCGTGTTCGCGCTCGCCAACCCGACTCCCGAGGTCGACCCGGCGATCGCTCGCCAACACGCGAAGGTGGTCGCGACCGGGCGCTCGGACTACCCGAACCAGATCAACAACGTGCTCGCGTTCCCCGGTGTGTTCCGGGGCCTGCTCGACGCGCACTGCACGGCGGTGTATCCGTCGGTCCTCCTGGCCGCCGCCGATGCGATCGCGAGCAGCGTGCACGACGACGAGCTGAACGCCAACTACGTGATACCGAGCGTCTTCCATGCCGAGGTGCACCAGCGGGTCGCCCTGGCCGTACGCGAGGCGTGCGAGCGTACAGAGGGCACGGTGGGTCAGGACGATGCGGAGTCGCCCGGGCCGGCCAGCTGA
- a CDS encoding MerR family transcriptional regulator translates to MTTANEGSPGRSGEPEVTIDELATRVGMTVRNVRAYASRGLIPPPRLEGRTGYYGEVHARRLQLVRELVDRGYTLAAVEKTLLARPDDTAGHALDLLEVIDAPLRTVEEPEIVSVATLLALSGLERDENLIDRLVELELAERRDDDQLLLRQPTVVRAGTQAIAIGLQPDTVLSMLPVMSEHLRAVANLFVEDVREQIWQPFVEKDMPDEQWDAILRVISVLMPVAGQAVLSVFRRELAEAIAEAMGDELDQLAGPGDSASS, encoded by the coding sequence ATGACGACCGCCAACGAGGGATCCCCCGGCCGGTCCGGCGAGCCGGAGGTCACGATCGACGAGCTCGCGACCCGGGTCGGCATGACCGTGCGCAACGTGCGTGCGTACGCGAGCCGCGGCCTGATCCCGCCACCGCGGCTCGAAGGACGTACGGGCTACTACGGCGAGGTACACGCCCGCCGCCTCCAGCTCGTACGCGAGCTCGTCGACCGCGGTTATACGCTCGCTGCCGTCGAGAAGACGCTGCTCGCGCGCCCCGACGACACCGCCGGGCACGCGCTCGACCTGCTCGAGGTGATCGACGCCCCGCTGCGTACGGTCGAGGAACCCGAGATCGTCAGCGTCGCCACCCTGCTCGCGTTGTCCGGGCTCGAGCGCGACGAGAACCTGATCGACCGCCTCGTGGAGCTCGAGCTCGCCGAGCGCCGCGACGACGACCAGCTCCTGCTGCGGCAGCCGACGGTCGTCCGCGCCGGTACGCAGGCGATCGCGATCGGCCTGCAGCCCGACACGGTTCTGTCCATGCTCCCCGTGATGTCGGAGCACCTACGCGCCGTCGCCAACCTGTTCGTCGAGGACGTACGCGAGCAGATCTGGCAGCCGTTCGTCGAGAAGGACATGCCCGACGAGCAGTGGGACGCGATCCTGCGGGTCATCTCCGTACTGATGCCCGTCGCCGGCCAGGCGGTGCTCTCGGTGTTCAGGCGCGAGCTCGCCGAGGCAATCGCCGAGGCGATGGGCGACGAGCTCGATCAGCTGGCCGGCCCGGGCGACTCCGCATCGTCCTGA
- a CDS encoding YqgE/AlgH family protein: protein MDDAMSGGAEPLPDGAGTPSGGLAGQLLVATPALVDGHFRRSVVLVLDHDDDGALGVILNRRTTIEVDDVLPGWSSTVTAPGGVYEGGPVATDSALAVGLLAVDPEDEPIGWRKMFGRVGLVDLDAPSSVIEDALAGMRIYAGYAGWGDGQLEAEIEDGSWLVLAAADGDLLHASPDTLWRDVLRRQGSELRLLSTYPEDPTLN, encoded by the coding sequence ATGGACGACGCGATGAGCGGAGGAGCCGAGCCGCTTCCCGACGGGGCAGGAACTCCCAGCGGCGGGCTCGCCGGCCAGCTGCTCGTCGCGACGCCGGCGCTGGTCGACGGGCACTTCCGGAGATCCGTCGTCCTCGTACTCGATCACGACGACGACGGTGCCCTGGGCGTGATCTTGAACCGGCGTACGACCATCGAGGTCGACGACGTGCTCCCGGGCTGGTCGAGCACCGTCACCGCACCCGGCGGCGTGTACGAAGGTGGTCCGGTCGCCACCGACTCGGCGTTGGCCGTCGGCCTCCTCGCGGTCGATCCCGAGGACGAGCCCATCGGCTGGCGCAAGATGTTCGGCCGGGTCGGACTCGTCGACCTCGACGCGCCGTCGTCCGTGATCGAGGACGCGCTCGCAGGGATGCGGATCTACGCGGGGTACGCGGGTTGGGGCGATGGTCAGCTCGAGGCGGAGATCGAGGATGGCTCGTGGCTCGTACTCGCGGCGGCCGACGGCGACCTGCTGCACGCGTCCCCGGACACGCTCTGGCGCGATGTGCTCCGGCGCCAGGGCAGCGAGCTCCGGCTGCTGTCGACCTACCCCGAAGACCCGACGCTGAACTGA
- a CDS encoding DUF3039 domain-containing protein, with the protein MGISLSPGTQTVDDSRTKPKTDDGDHERFSHYVAKDKLTDAMVNGTPVVALCGKVWVPSRDPQRYPVCPECKELWDSFKPGDEGDDSDD; encoded by the coding sequence GTGGGTATCTCATTGAGTCCGGGCACGCAGACGGTTGACGACTCTCGTACCAAGCCGAAGACCGACGACGGCGACCACGAGCGGTTCTCGCACTACGTCGCCAAGGACAAGCTCACTGATGCGATGGTCAACGGCACGCCCGTCGTCGCACTCTGCGGCAAGGTATGGGTTCCCAGCCGCGACCCGCAGCGGTATCCGGTATGCCCGGAGTGCAAGGAGCTCTGGGACTCGTTCAAGCCCGGCGACGAGGGCGACGACTCCGACGACTGA
- a CDS encoding zinc metalloprotease, with amino-acid sequence MSVLRRCVQTAVGLSVGGLALGTLVAPGVASAAPAGVGANVSAAEACAPGQGVLSSRSDGYVRDPGPSQAEVRAYEDQFDAAFDALSPAERSSAAGEGKTVTIPVHVHAIQTSKNTVKAPRKRIKQQIRIMNRAYKGNQSKASAKTKFRFRLKSVDRTVNKRWYTAALGDRAANKMKRKLHKGGSRALNLYLSAPEINGGTLFGWATFPADLKRQPKIDGVVINYGSMMNGKYTGYNKGDTAVHEAGHWLGLYHTFQGGCSKLNDRVKDTPREATPNYECPKSRNTCKAPGKDPIHNFMDYSYDKCMTQFTFGQSKRMNRQWAAFRAR; translated from the coding sequence GTGTCTGTTCTTCGTCGCTGTGTGCAAACGGCCGTCGGGCTATCCGTCGGCGGGCTTGCGCTGGGCACGCTCGTTGCACCGGGTGTTGCGTCCGCAGCTCCGGCCGGTGTCGGCGCGAACGTGAGCGCCGCCGAGGCCTGTGCGCCCGGCCAGGGCGTGCTGTCATCGCGATCCGATGGTTATGTACGTGATCCGGGCCCGTCGCAGGCCGAGGTGCGCGCGTACGAGGACCAGTTCGACGCGGCCTTCGACGCCCTGTCGCCCGCTGAGCGTTCCTCCGCCGCGGGCGAGGGCAAGACCGTCACGATTCCCGTGCACGTGCACGCGATCCAGACGTCGAAGAACACGGTCAAGGCGCCGCGCAAGCGGATCAAGCAGCAGATCCGGATCATGAACCGTGCCTACAAGGGCAACCAGAGCAAGGCGTCGGCGAAGACGAAGTTCCGGTTCAGGCTGAAGAGCGTCGACCGCACTGTCAACAAGCGCTGGTACACCGCAGCGCTCGGTGACCGGGCCGCGAACAAGATGAAGCGCAAGCTGCACAAGGGCGGGTCGCGTGCGCTGAACCTCTACCTGTCCGCTCCGGAGATCAACGGTGGCACGCTGTTCGGCTGGGCGACGTTCCCCGCCGACCTCAAGCGTCAGCCGAAGATCGATGGTGTCGTGATCAACTACGGCAGCATGATGAACGGCAAGTACACGGGTTACAACAAGGGCGACACCGCGGTGCACGAGGCCGGTCACTGGCTCGGTCTCTACCACACGTTCCAGGGCGGTTGCAGCAAGCTCAACGACCGCGTGAAGGACACCCCGCGTGAGGCCACGCCGAACTACGAGTGCCCGAAGTCGCGCAACACCTGCAAGGCGCCGGGCAAGGATCCGATCCACAACTTCATGGATTACTCGTACGACAAGTGCATGACGCAGTTCACGTTCGGGCAGAGCAAGCGCATGAACCGTCAGTGGGCGGCGTTCCGCGCTCGATGA
- a CDS encoding DEAD/DEAH box helicase, translating into MNHASQLPPAYPERAAWGTAQKLRAWQAAAIERYRVTRGRDFLTVATPGAGKTTFALRIAAELLERRVVERLVVVAPTDHLKTQWAEASARVGISLDPSFSGRSGKLSGDYNGIALTYAGVAANPVAYRVRTERFKTLVILDEIHHAGDALSWGEAVQEAFEPATRRLALTGTPFRSDTNPIPFVEYERLEDGVSRSTADYSYGYADALADGVVRPVLFMAYSGDMQWRTSAGDEVSARLGEPLTKDITAQALRTALDPKGAWIPAVLQAADRRLSEVRRHVDDAAGLVIATDQESARAYAKVLRSITGEAPTLVLSDEPKSSERIATFAESDDRWMVAVRMVSEGVDVPRLAVGVYATTASTPLYFAQAIGRFVRTRRRGETATVFLPSVPGLLRLASELERERDHVLGRPVRDDDDIFAAEERLIAQAQQGADEATESGDFEALGSDAEFDHVLFDGAAFGHEGNVAVGSDEEMDFLGIPGVLEPDQVRELLRHRQNERLTEQRRRERGQGAQTRPAHAGERDRGEHTSTSPAAHPPTHQRIAVLRRELNGLVAAWHHRTGQPHGVTHNQLRSECGGPPAAQATAEQLSARIDKLREWAARRT; encoded by the coding sequence ATGAACCATGCGTCCCAACTGCCTCCGGCATATCCCGAGCGGGCAGCATGGGGCACCGCGCAGAAGCTGCGCGCATGGCAGGCAGCCGCAATAGAGCGGTACCGCGTAACCCGGGGTCGCGACTTTCTCACGGTCGCGACCCCGGGCGCGGGTAAGACGACGTTCGCTCTGCGCATCGCCGCCGAGCTCCTCGAGCGGCGCGTCGTCGAGCGCCTCGTCGTCGTTGCCCCGACCGATCACCTGAAGACCCAATGGGCCGAGGCGAGTGCCCGGGTGGGCATCTCCCTCGACCCGTCGTTCTCCGGACGCAGCGGCAAGCTGTCCGGCGACTACAACGGCATCGCGCTCACGTACGCCGGTGTCGCGGCCAACCCCGTTGCGTACCGAGTGCGCACCGAGCGCTTCAAGACGCTCGTCATCCTCGACGAGATCCACCATGCCGGCGACGCCCTGTCGTGGGGCGAGGCAGTGCAGGAGGCGTTCGAGCCCGCCACCCGACGGCTCGCTCTGACCGGCACGCCGTTTCGGTCCGACACCAACCCCATCCCGTTCGTCGAGTACGAGCGGCTCGAAGACGGCGTATCGCGCAGCACTGCCGACTACTCGTACGGGTACGCGGATGCGCTCGCCGACGGTGTGGTGCGGCCGGTGCTGTTCATGGCGTACTCCGGCGACATGCAGTGGCGCACCAGCGCCGGCGACGAGGTCAGTGCGCGGCTGGGGGAGCCGCTCACCAAGGACATCACGGCGCAGGCGTTGCGTACCGCGTTGGATCCGAAGGGGGCATGGATTCCGGCGGTCCTGCAGGCGGCCGACCGGCGTCTGTCGGAGGTACGCCGGCACGTCGACGACGCCGCCGGGCTCGTGATCGCGACCGATCAGGAGTCGGCGCGGGCGTACGCGAAGGTCCTGCGATCGATCACGGGCGAGGCGCCGACGCTCGTGCTGTCCGACGAGCCGAAGTCGAGCGAGCGGATAGCGACGTTCGCGGAGTCCGACGACCGTTGGATGGTGGCGGTCCGGATGGTCTCCGAGGGCGTCGACGTGCCGCGGCTCGCGGTCGGTGTCTACGCGACGACCGCGTCGACGCCGTTGTACTTCGCCCAGGCGATCGGTCGGTTCGTACGCACACGTCGCCGGGGCGAGACCGCGACGGTGTTCCTGCCGAGCGTGCCCGGCCTGCTGCGGCTCGCGTCGGAGCTGGAGCGCGAGCGAGACCACGTACTCGGGCGGCCGGTGCGCGATGACGACGACATCTTCGCCGCCGAGGAGCGGCTGATCGCGCAGGCCCAGCAGGGTGCCGACGAGGCAACGGAGTCGGGTGACTTCGAGGCGCTGGGCAGTGACGCGGAGTTCGACCACGTGTTGTTCGACGGCGCCGCGTTCGGACACGAGGGCAACGTCGCGGTCGGCAGCGACGAGGAGATGGACTTCCTCGGCATCCCCGGTGTGCTTGAGCCCGACCAGGTACGTGAGCTGCTGCGGCATCGGCAGAACGAGCGGTTGACCGAGCAGCGTCGACGCGAGCGGGGCCAGGGGGCGCAGACACGTCCCGCACATGCCGGTGAGCGTGACCGCGGCGAGCACACGAGCACCAGCCCCGCAGCCCATCCACCCACTCACCAGCGCATCGCGGTGCTTCGGCGGGAGCTGAACGGGCTCGTCGCCGCATGGCATCACCGCACCGGGCAACCGCACGGGGTCACCCACAACCAGCTGCGCAGCGAGTGCGGCGGACCCCCTGCCGCGCAGGCGACCGCGGAGCAGCTGTCCGCGCGCATCGACAAGCTGCGCGAGTGGGCTGCCCGGCGCACGTGA